The following is a genomic window from Bordetella sp. H567.
CCGCCGGCATTGCACGCGCGGTCACGGGGGGCGCCGATGTACTCACCGTATCGGCCACGCATGACGGCACGCTGTGCTTCCAGTATCTGGCGGCGGCCGCATCGGGGCAAGGCGCGGCGCTCATCACGAGGAACGCCGCGAACAGCGGGGATCGCGATTGCCCCGATCCTTCGCATTGCTCCTGTGGCGCGCAGGAGTGCGGCCAGCCCTGCCCGTGGGCCGCCTTCGAAGCCGCGCTGCGCGCGTGCGAACAGCGGCCCGCCGCCCTGCTCATGACGCCGTCTGCCGGTGGCGCCTTCGGCCCCGGCGCAGGCTGGACCCGCGCGATGCGCCGGCTTTGCCACCAGTACGGCATGTTGCTGATCATCGATGAAAGCGCGACGGGGTACGGCAAGACAGGACGCATGTGGGGCTACCAGCATGACGACGTCGTGCCGGACATCCTTATCGTATCGGCGCGCTTCGGCGCCGGCCAGTCCATCGATGCGGTATGTACCGCGCCGGACATCGCGGATCAGGCGTCGGCCGCAAACTGCCGGCTGCCGTCCGTCGAATGGCACGACCCCGTGGCGTGCACCGCGGCCCTGACCACCATCGATATCGTGCGGGAAGAAGAACTGGTCTCGCGCGCCGCGGCAATGGGCGAATACCTGAACATGCGGTTGGGCGCGATGGCGGCCGACACACCGCTGATCGGCGCTGTCCACGGCCGTGGCGCGATGTACGCCATCGAATTGTCGCCCGAAGGGGCGGGAAACATTCCCGCGCGCGGCCTTAGCCAGGCCCTCGTGCATGCATGCCGCCACAAGGGCCTGCTGCTGCAGGATCCCACCCGCGACGCATCGGGCCGCATCATACGCGTGGCCCCTCCCATGGTCAGCACCGAAACGCAGGTCGATGAAGGCATGGACATCCTTGACCGCGTGCTGCGCGAGATCACGGGCGCGTCTGGCGCGTGGAAAACCTCAGGGCAAGACGCGCGACAGGCGGGTGAGGACCAGCTGCCGCAATAGCAGCAGCTTGCCGTGGAAGAAATGCGTGGCGCCGGGGATGACCACCACCGGCACCGAACGTTCGCGCGTCCAGTCGAACAATTCCCCCAAGGGCACCACTTCGTCGTGCTCGCCGTGGACGATCAAGGTATCGTCCGGCAGCGCGACGTCGCGAAACTGGAAGCGCCACACGGCGGTGCCCGCCAGCACCAGCGCGGCGGGCCGGTCCATGCCGGCATCGGCCAGCGTGGCGTCCAGCTGCGCCGCGACCGCGGTGCCAAAGGAAAAGCCGGCCAGCACCCAGGGCGTGCCGGCGAGTTCCGGCTGTCGCTCCAGCCATTGCGCGACCAGTTCGCGCATGTCTTCTGTCTCGCCCCGCGCCTTGTCGAAGACACCCGCCGATCCGCGCACGCCGCGAAAATCCGGCCGCAGCGCCACCAGCCCTTGCTGCACGCAAGCACGTGCGATCGTCGTCACGACCTTGTTGTCGCGCGTGCCTTCGTGCAGGGGGTGGGGATGCAGGCACAGCGCCCAGCCGCGCGGAGCGTCGTCGGGCCAGTCCACGGCGCAGTCGATGCGGCCGGCCAGGCCGTTGAACTCAACAATCTCGGTACGGGCGGGCATTGCGAAGTACTCGTCAGGGCGAAGAGCGCAATGTTAAACCGGCGGGGTCGGCGGCCGGCCGATGGATCGTCGATGCCGATGCCGGGCTCCGGGCCGAGGCGCGGCTCGATGCCGGTGTCGGTGTCGGTGCCCCGCTCGAAGCCGATGTGGACGTGGACGCCGATGCCGCCAGGCTGCGATCCAGCCAGGCGGCCAGATCGTCGGCGGTCATGTCCGTCGCCGCGCGCAGCGCCACCACACCGCCCTGGGCGTCCAGGCTGGGCGCCGGGGCGCCGTGGGCTAGCCGGACCGAATCGACCACGCGTCGATCGCGCACCAGCACCGCCTGCAGCGCGACCTGGCCGGAACTGGACTTGCCGTCCGGCGTGTAGACCTGTTCGAAACGCGTCAGCGTGACCTGCAGCACGGGCGCGCGCGGGTCGACGCCATCCTGCACCACCGGCCCCGCCGCGGACAGCCGGTCGATCACTCGCTGCTGCACCAGTTGCGACGGCGGCGCGGCCCAGCGATACGTTGCATAGGAATGCGGACTGGCGCTGTCGCCGACGCGCCAGATGACGCCGGTGTCGGTGAGCATCTGCGCCGCCGAAAAGTTGACCGCCACGGGTTCGCGTCGCGCGCCGAGCCCGGTCGCGGCCGATGGGAAGGCGTCCGGCGAACCAGATGCGCTGGCCGAGCCC
Proteins encoded in this region:
- a CDS encoding aminotransferase class III-fold pyridoxal phosphate-dependent enzyme — its product is MDAYEVQETVDRWTIPNLSGQSRWPLRPAIAHAQGPIVHDTDGGRYLDFGANPTGAILGHNHPRYVEAVRRRLHAIGQDSFLDPDALQLHCRFGEILTAPLQKSMFVSQGEAPRVAAGIARAVTGGADVLTVSATHDGTLCFQYLAAAASGQGAALITRNAANSGDRDCPDPSHCSCGAQECGQPCPWAAFEAALRACEQRPAALLMTPSAGGAFGPGAGWTRAMRRLCHQYGMLLIIDESATGYGKTGRMWGYQHDDVVPDILIVSARFGAGQSIDAVCTAPDIADQASAANCRLPSVEWHDPVACTAALTTIDIVREEELVSRAAAMGEYLNMRLGAMAADTPLIGAVHGRGAMYAIELSPEGAGNIPARGLSQALVHACRHKGLLLQDPTRDASGRIIRVAPPMVSTETQVDEGMDILDRVLREITGASGAWKTSGQDARQAGEDQLPQ
- a CDS encoding ABC-type transport auxiliary lipoprotein family protein, which codes for MNERMTGHAPRRGRWHTLPVMLGLAVALSGCGLGRTSPPAQLFDLGPGPGMASTPAADEAAAPTPSGTSGSRGATGASRHPGSPGASGSASASGSPDAFPSAATGLGARREPVAVNFSAAQMLTDTGVIWRVGDSASPHSYATYRWAAPPSQLVQQRVIDRLSAAGPVVQDGVDPRAPVLQVTLTRFEQVYTPDGKSSSGQVALQAVLVRDRRVVDSVRLAHGAPAPSLDAQGGVVALRAATDMTADDLAAWLDRSLAASASTSTSASSGAPTPTPASSRASARSPASASTIHRPAADPAGLTLRSSP
- a CDS encoding alpha/beta hydrolase produces the protein MPARTEIVEFNGLAGRIDCAVDWPDDAPRGWALCLHPHPLHEGTRDNKVVTTIARACVQQGLVALRPDFRGVRGSAGVFDKARGETEDMRELVAQWLERQPELAGTPWVLAGFSFGTAVAAQLDATLADAGMDRPAALVLAGTAVWRFQFRDVALPDDTLIVHGEHDEVVPLGELFDWTRERSVPVVVIPGATHFFHGKLLLLRQLVLTRLSRVLP